From the Papaver somniferum cultivar HN1 chromosome 2, ASM357369v1, whole genome shotgun sequence genome, the window tgggttttcatttctcttatccattgttttataatcgaatcgacgatgttttgattttacgatttgcggcgatgtttcggttgaacgaggaaattttttttttcttccacaatcggaagataatatgaaactggaagaagaagagtttaaatgagtagaattgtttttgatttggtttttatacagttttaccagaagggcatttatgtaacttcaatatcatataggataccccttaactagagtctttggctgggtataaattgatggcccctaaatcctttgggatggcccctaaaaacgccacgTAAAAGTATGCCTAAGAGCAAACTTAATTActtacctcattatttttgcttatagatttaaacaaaaaaaaaaaatctcactcAAACTTATTGTTTGATATACGACTTGGATAAAAAATTTAATGGAAATAATTCCTTTTCCCACAATTTTTTAGTGCTGTGGTGTCTTCACCATGAAACATTTGAAACGTGTCTTTAGCATGACACATCGCATGATTTTGGTGTCGTGATGCTGTTCATTTTTACtgattttgtttaatttttttttctccaaaaaaaaataaaaagtaagcAAGGTAACGTCGTGAAAGTTGAAACCTTAAATCCGTCTTCTCCCCCACTTGTTCATATTCTGTTCTCTTTTCTATCTTTGTCTCGATCTCGAGACAATATCTGAGACTACTAATTAATACCCAAAGATTCAAATACTCCTAAAGCATCGTAttcgtgtgtgtgtgttttttttttttttaagcaagcATCAGATTAGTTGAACAAATTTGTGTAACTTGATCAATCGAATGAAGTGTTTGAATATTGAGACAACAATGACAGGAACAATTGGGTTGATGAAAATAGGTATACAGCTCACTACTCTCTGCTTGAGGAGATGAAGGctttgaaaggatttcaagaTCAGGGTTGTTTTGTTTTACCTGCTTCACTCACACTAATACCATCACCACTAGCTAATTGGGTACCGAACTGAGTGAAAACATGAATGGGCATGTATGGAATTGAAGTAATCGATTGCTGTAAGTAAATTAATTTGTTGGTTtcacaaaaaatcaaaatttcattttttcgAATTTCAAATAAGTTAGAACTTGAGGTTGATTCGTTGAAAATTTGCAGAATGGGTGACTGTTAATCGTTGGTTATTTTAGGCATCCGGGTTGGTGGCGCTGCTGATATGGTAGTGGCGCTGGTGAAGGACTCTGTACGGTAAGCATCCGggttaaaattgaaaaaattgaaactttttaattttgattttaatggAAGTTGGCGGAGGTGTTGATTACGGTGGGGGTGCTGTTTACAGCGGTGGTGATGGTGGAGCTGATACGTTGGCGACGCTGGTAACAGTGGTGGTGATGTTTGAACTCTATTCACGGTGGAGGTGTTCAGGGGAAAAGAGGGGACCGGTAGAGTCGAGATTTAAAATTATTCTCAACTGCTCGTGTTATAATTCGCTAGAAGAATaggaaaaattgaagaaaaaaaaagtgtcaCCAAAACTGAGGTCACTCGAAATCGAACCTCGGACCATTTCGTTAGCGTGTTACAAATTCACCCTTTGCactcttttattattatcttctatAGCTTGTCATTTTCATTTTTAGATTTCATAATCAAAGGCCATATTGAGAATTATAAAAAAACTTCACCAAAATAAGTCTTCCCCAAACAATTgggtcttttctttatattagtaagataaGATAAAGATAAGATGGCAAAGTGAATCAGCGGATACATCACGAACAATTAATACAGATGACAAAAATTTAGCGCTACTGAAATGTCACAGGGTATATTGTTTGAAACTTAATTCAAAAAGATACTGGTAATAATTGCTTAAGCTAACTTAGCCAGTCAAGCTTTTGAACAGTAGAGGTTGACCAATTAGGCTCAATCCAACTGCAATTTATGTATTCATCCGAGTCATAAAAACCTTCAGCAGAATATCGACTCGCACTAGTACTATGGTACTTACCTGTATCGAACGAGTAGAATGATATCCCTTCTCCATGCAATCTTGAGAAGTAGATTTTGTTCTCCATCTGACTGTTTGGAGGAGCAATTGCTGAGAGGCTTGAAGTATAACTGACAAACAACTTGTGCTTCCCAAATTTTCAACTTTTACCCACTCTTGTTTCATGGAATCTAGTCTAAAAATCTTAATGGATTTCCCAAAATGGTAGATGTAAACTCACTAATATAAGGTCTCCGTCGCACTTCACCAGGAAACTTGGGTAGTCCTTGGTAAACATTCCTGGAGATGTTATGACTCTACATATAGGTCCATCAGGATTGAAACTTCTTAAAGTTCCATTATAATCTAAACAACGGAAAGCTCCATGGCAGAAAACAGGACTGTTGAAACATGAACTCATCCCTGGTTCATCATTACCTTGTGCAGGGACATGATGAAACGTCCAACTATTATTTCCCCGTTTGATAGTGGCAATAGTAATTTCATTAGGTGCTGAATTCGAGATTGCAAAAACTGTACAATCAGGAGAAGTTGGCAACCATGAGAATGATATGCCCCCGAAGTTGTACCATCTTTTATCAGGCAAATCCGGAAGCTTGATGGTCTCTCTTGTGAAGGGATAGTAGAAGAATATGATGTTTACCTTTAGACATCAGAAGCCAGCCATCTTTTGAAAACCGTATCATAGCACCGATTAGCAGTTCAGAcaagctcaagaagtatttctcaTTTTTATGCTCTGGGTTTACAAAACTGAAGACAGTATCCTTATCTTTTGAGAAAACCAGCCATGGAGATAAATAGGTAGCTGTTTTGGTTAGAGTTGAAGACGATCTCCAGCTTCTTGCAGGGAACTTTGATTGTATTGCTTTACAGGTACTACGAAAGTGTATGAAATCCACAGGATGCAGTAAAGTTGATAGAACATCTAAAATGCTATGGTTTTCAGATATAATAATCGAAGAATTTGTTTCTTCGCATGCTACTACTGTTTCATACAGTTGTTCCTGTTTAtgatcctcttcctcttctttcaCTTCACGACACCAATCTTCTATAGCTGTCTTTCTTTCCACAGTGATATCAGTTGCAGGTATCATCAACCAGGAAGACGTATATAATGGCATTGCACACTTCATAATACAAGGCGAGACAATCTTAATACAGTTATCTTCTACGTCAAACATGTAGAAATTCTTATCTTCGTGAAGTAAGTAATAAACACAACCtcttgtgaaacccatttttgcTGCAGAACAGGAAAAGTGTGTGCAAGGGCTGAGAAACACAACATGATCACCTAAACTATTGACCTCTACCCACCCCATTAACGTAAAATCCAACTTGAAAATTTCTACTGAGGTGACTACATCACGGCTGAAATTCAAATCAAATCTATAGATTTCATCACAAATTTCCACATAATGAGCATGAGAACTTGGCCCAGAGCCTTCATGTTGATAAAAGTTGTCGGTACTTGTGTTGTATTGTCTTATGACTAACGTTTTGTCTTGTTGTTTTTCGATCTCTAGGTGATGGCCATGGGTACCCATAGCATGTAACTTACCTTGATGCACAGGTACAAGTGATCCAAAAGGAAATACAATATCATCAAAATCATCTCCATACAATTCACTTTCACACCATTGCTGttctcttagagcatctccaacatacGGTGAATTTAATTTATTTcgatgacacataggattttagacccccattTAGTATAAATGCATCTCCAATGATTATGTCCTACAAATTAGGAGGGACCAAATATTAAATGTGAAGGTGTTAAAGAAAGTCTTAACTACACCTTCGAGATGACCCCTAACtaattccatgtcatcaattttattttaaaaaaataatatttaaaatgaaatcaagctaaatattatttttttaatgttaTCTAAATCCAAATATGGTAAAACCTTTAACTACCAGAGATAAGTTTTAGTATGAAAAGGTCTTATTAAGATCCAGGGATCAAATCTAAATAAATTAAGGTCTAATAATGACATCCACGTAGGACTTTTTTGACCTATTGTTGGAGATGCTCGTATACAAGCACATGTCGATCACGAATTCCACCCTCCAATTTATCTCGACGCAAAAAGATGAAGTAAACCATAGAATCATTAACTTCTTCAGTACTAATGCACAATCCATAATAAGGTTATACTTAGATAGAAAACAGAATATAGAAGGTAAACGAAAAATCTTCAAAGTTATAGGATTTCAGAGAAAGCAGTCACCAAACTTTGAGTTTGCTGGTaatgagttttcatcattgtAATCATATCTTCTGTCATGACAAACAATAACTAACCAACCTCGGTGAGAATTTTTCTGCCAAAACCTTTTCCCGTTCAATTCTTGTATGGATTTGTAATGTGTTCTGCTTTTGAGTTCACAAGGATGGTAAAAAGCTTGTTTTTTCATACCTTTTGCAAATGGGATAACAAGCCATGCATGGTGCTACACTAGGGACTGGTGGAAGTCGATTGTCACTTTGTCCATCATCTGATCCTTATCTTGTTTTTGATAATGATAATGCTAGCAGCTTTTCCTCCATCATGAAATCTAAAGAACAGATACAGATACAAAAGATGTTAATTCTGAAGCTAAATGAGCTGAGGAGATGATGCGACACAAAGAAGAATGAAAGCTTAAATAAATTCATAAGCCATTACTGGGTCATTTCATAGAACATGTTATAAGCAGATGTGAATAAGGCAACTTGGAAAACATAACTAAGCTTTGATGCAATACAAAGAAGAATGAAAGCTTCgatataaagaaattcacaagTCATTTACTGAGACATTTCATCGAACAGGTGATAAGCAGATGTAAATAAGGCAACTTGGAACACATAACTAAGCTTTTAATCTCCAGAATCAAACtctaaagaaaaaacaaaatttgaaatTACATACAGGGTTCAGACATTTCACGGCTATTAATATGTGGAATTCAGATGTAACTAACAATGAATAAAGAGGACTTAAAAAGCCTCGTATTTTTAgaggccactcaaaaggatttagggccaTTAATTTATATCCATATAAGGACACTAGCTAAGGGACACCTTATAGGATTTTGAAGTTACTTTAATGcctttcaagaaaaaataaaaactaaaatttgatttcaattttcttcatttcaacttttcttcttcaattcatcGTCGTTGTCGTGAATCGTCAAATAAAATAACGTCGATTCGTCAAATAATTTTCCTAAATCATGGGTAAGGGTAACGAACCCCAAGGAGCTAAAACTAAAAACGTTGCTCGCGGTATCGATCCAAATgctgggattttagcaagaaataaagagatTGTCGCTGAAAATGACGAAAAGCACGAAGAACGCGACGAACGCGAAGCCACGGATGTAGTTGGTGGTGGCGAATCTTATAGCCAAACACTCCGGCAACTTCAAATGACCCCAATTAGATAAGATTCTATATCTTTTTGGGTTTctgtcgctttaattcgacgaatcgaaaaaaaaattattaggattttttgttttttccagATTCGGAAGATATGCATGATTTTTAACTCTCGAATGTAgtcatgttcttcatttctcaagaaaatcAATAATATTCGGGAGATAGAGTTATAGATTAACTTCCGAATATTGTTTCTAATATCTTCCTGTGAATAAAATAgatataatcggtaggttaaagACTTTTTTGACTTCCGAATATATTGATTTagacaaaatctcattttggggccagtatataTTCGGAAGAGAATATAATATCCTATTCTTCCGATTGTAAAATGTTGAAACCGAAATATCATTGGGGCCATATATCATTCGGTATCAAATATTATTAAAGTCTTCCGATTAACCAACATATATTCAGAAGTTTATGCAAATGCAATATCTTCCGATTATTACAAGTAAAACACCAATGGCAACTATGGCTCTAGATGGTTCCAAAGGCCGTTTTAGAAGGTTATCCTACACATATTCGGAGATTTTTGCAAATGATATATCTTCCGAATACTACAATGCAAAACTAGAAAATTTTAGGTTtttcgaaatttctgatttttgggccatcataTATTTGGGAGTTTATATATATTAAATATCTACCGAATGTAAACAGGTTCAAaaccaaccatgccatggctctagatgGTTCCAAAGTCCGTTAGAGAAGGTTAGCCTACACATATTCGGAGATTTTTACAAATGATATATCTTCATATTGCTACAATGCAAAACAAGAAAGTTTTACGTTTTTCAAAATTTCTGATTTTAGGGCCGTCCTATATTCGGGAGTTGATGTATATCACATATCTTCCAAATGTGAATAGGTTCAAAACCAACTATGTCATGGCTCTAGATGGTTCCAAAGGCCGTTATAGAAGGTTAGCCTACACACATTCGGAGATTTTTGTAAATGATATATCTTCCGAATACTACAATGCAAAACTAGAAAATTTTATGTTTTtcaaaatttctgatttttgggccatcgtatgtTCGGAGTTGATGTATATTACATATCTTCCGAATGTAATAGGTTCAAAACCAACCATGTCATGGTTCTAGGTGGTTCCAAAGGACGTTATAGAAGGTTAGCCAACACACATTCGGAGATTTTTTTCAAATGATATATTTTCCGAATACTACAAGTGCAAAACTAGAAAATTTTAGGTTTTtcaaaatttctgatttttgggctgTCGTATATTCTGGAATTTATGTATATTAAATATCTTCCGAATGTGACAGGTTCAAaaccaaccatgccatggctctaggtggttccaaaggcCGTTATATAAGGTTAGCCAACACACATTCGAAGATTTTTTCAAATGATATATTTTCCGAATACTACAAGTGCAAAACTAGAAAATTTTAGTTTTTCGAAATTTCTGAattttgggccatcgtatattcgggaATTTATGTATATTAAATATCTTCCGAATGTGACAGGTTCAAaaccaaccatgccatggctctaggtggttccaaaggcCGTTATATAAGGTTAGCCAACACACATTCGAAGATTTTTTCAAATGATATATTTTCCGAATACTACAAGTGCAAAACTAGAAAATTTTAGTTTTTCGAAATTTCTGAattttgggccatcgtatattcgggaATTTATGTATATTAAATATCTTCCGAATGTGACAGGTTCAAAACCAACCGTGCCATGGTTCTAGGTGGTTCCAAAGGACGTTATAGAAGGTTAGCCAACACACATTCGGAGATTTTTTTCAAATGATATATTTTCCGAATACTACAAGTGCAAAACTAGAAAATTTTAGGTTTTTcgaaatttttaatttttgggccatcgtatattcgggaATTTATGTATATTACATATCTTCCAAATGTAACAGGTTCCAaaccaaccatgccatggctctaggtggttccaaatgCCGTTATAGAAggtttgccaacacatattcggaGATTTTTGCAAATGATATATCTTCCGAATACTACAAGTgcaaaatcattctaatactgcactgATTACAATCGggagtctgggtaatattttgtctACCGAATGCattcggaggataaaaatgtcatattatcttccgattatgtaagggcaattttgccattacgaattatgCGAGATAAGGGTTGGATACATTTTACGTTTGTGTggccttttttgttttattgttggcccctaaattcttttgagtggctcctaaaaatgccaggttaaAAAAGAGAGATGTAAAAAACTGGTGTAGATTTTGAGTCTGAAGAAACAGACCGGGTCTTAGGAGGAATAAAGGGCAGGTGTTATAATAGGTACTTTGGGGGAATTTCTTTTCCTAATGGGAAAGACCAAAATTATTGACTTTGGTCAACAGTTTGACTTACCATGATAACAATGTCTTACTAATTATTAGGAATTTCCCACTAAGTAACAATTAGAGTTTATGATGTAGGTGGGAAACCATGGAGTTGAGCATCCGTGATAGAGATGTTTGAAGATGGGAGACGAGCATGTCATTAGATTTACACCAAATTTGATGCTGGCAATGTAAGGATCTCCAGGTCttaagaattaaaaaaaattcaGATACTAAAGAGAATCAGCAGCGGAACACCATCCATGTAATAGTTGAGAAGAAATATTATTTCGATAATAAAACAAGAGCACAGAGTCATGACTgccttatatatatatgaatacaGATACAAGGACAGACAGAGAGGAGGGTAGGAAGCATTTTGGGAACAAACAACGACCATAACACGAAGCTGTTACATGACAGTAGccccaaaagaagaaaaacgtaCGTATACCCTACCCTCGCGCAATCATGTGTACTCTTACAAACCACACTGCTAATTTACGTGCACAATCTCTGAACTGAGTCAGATCTTATTAAAAGTACATAATTTTAATAAGTTCAATTGCAAAACAAACACATTGCTTTCTTGGGCACAGTCTCTGAACTGCATCAACGAATAACCCGTACATAATTTCAGGTATTCTTTTCTGAGATTTTAATGTGAAAACCATTTGGAAATGTTACACCAGGAATCCGGGTAATATCTCCTCCTTTGATTGTTTTCCACCTGAAAACCGAACGGAATTAATATGTATCGAGTTCCTCTAGTTTGTCTCCTAGACATGAACATACACAAATGTAAATAGAGGCTAAACTATATGTACTTGTATTTCGTAACCAAGAAATGAAGGAAAACAGCCATCTGAAGCTTAGCAAAGTCTGTTCCAACACAAAATCTCTGACCAGCTCCAAAAGCCATGAAATCTTTTGTTCCTCCATTTAACTCCACACCCTGTTGAAAATTTATCTTGTCGTTTAAATACGAGAgagaatcacacacacacacacaaaaacacACAGACAGAGACTGAGTAAGTTGACTATCTATATACTCACATCCCATCTATGTGGATTGAATTCAAGGGGATCTTTGTACTCGGAAGGATTCAGATGCACTGACGGAATGCATAGCATGACAGCCCACCCTGCTGGTATTGTGTATCCTGTCAGGAGCCATGTGAACGATGTTATAATCTTTGTTATTAGCCAAATTTGGAATTTAATTAGCTGGAAACTCACCCTTTATATGTACATCTTTCAATGCTTTTCTGAAAACTCCAGGAACAATATTTGCCAGTCTCACTGACTCATTAATAACCTGCAATTTTGTTGAAACTAGTGAGCATATACTAAAAAATTCGAAAAGTTCAACTAGTAAATGCGCCGTAACATTTTAACTTCTCAACTTAGCTACCTTAATTGTGAATTTCGTTGATTTGTATTCTTTCCATGTGAGTTGTGCATCTTCGTTTTTTCTACTACGGATGATTGCATCATGTTTTTCTTCCTGATAAGTGACCATGAACCAAGTTATAATCACGTGAGttgaaaatacaaataaaatatgGGTGCTGCTCTGAAAAGTTCAGTTTCACGCACCGTTAATTCTTCCAACACTGCAGGGTTCTCTGTAAGTAACTTATTGGCAAAAGTTGTTGATATAGAAGTTGTCTTTAAGCTGGCAAAGAGAAGCAAAAACATCAAGTCTAATCCAATTGCTTCGGTTAGCTTTGTTCCTTCATTCTTCAATTCATCCAGGACATGATCAAAGAAATCTTCTGGACAACTTTTAGGTATTTTTCGTCTCTCTTGTAGCATAGCTTTCAGGATCTTCATTGCGTGCTTGCGACCCCTTCAAAACCCAACACCAGAAAATTAAGAACTTATGCAGATGCCCAAGATGGTCATATCGGGCGCCTGAAGGATTCAAGTTTACCATTTACCTTCTGGTCAATCTTGTAATCGATCCCGATTTTAAATcggagcactatcaatatatatgaggTAGCCTCTTTtccggaaaaaaaaaaagtttaccaTTTACCTGTAAGCATTTGTGGTACGCCGTCCCAGGAATGTCGAGTGGGAAAGAAATCAATCCTTCATTGAATGCAGCAAAACATTCTCTTAGGTTCTCTGAGGGCTTGGTTGGATCATATTCGTAGCTGATGAGTTTCCTTGCGGTCAGTTCAAATATCATCTGTAATAGTAAGTAGACCAGAGAATTTTCATTCAACAgtatagaaaaatgataaaatttggaagaaataaaTGCCGGATGATTGTACCTTCGATACGGCTTCTTTCAAATCTACTGTATCCTGATTCCCCCACAGCAACAGATTTCTTTTTACCCCATGTACTATATGAGGGAGCAGCTTTTGTTTCAGACTTTCGGGACCAACAAGACTCAAAACCATGTTCCATATGTACCTATGAATCGACCCATTTAATGTCAATAAACTTGCTTGCCCTAATATTGTTTTAACAGTTTCAGGATACCAAAATTCAAATGATTGGCCTTCTTGATGGGACATGATCATGTGATTGACTTCACGATCTGTTGATACGATGAAAGATTGTCGAACCAAACTAGTTTTGAAAACGGGACCATATCTGAAAAGCAAGGTAACATCTGGTAATATTAGCATTATAGCCAGTGAAATGAAGTGTACATATATATTATGGAAGGGGTCTAGAATAAAGCGACAAAACAAACATTTAATTTGCATTTCCTCCTCTAAACAAGAGGCAAAACCTGCTCTCATTATCTTGTGTGGACTGTTTTCATACCTTTCCATTCTTTCTTTCATGAAAGGAGGAATATCAGACGAAGTAGTTGGTGTAAAAAACCGATGAGTTTCGCCAATAAATGGGAAACCCATAGAACCGGGAGGAAGTTTCCCATTGCATCTGGGGTTTCTCCATCTATAAACCCAGTGAGTTATGCATATGATTATTAAGGTACCAATGCATAAACTAACAGGTACTAACATCTTTTTTTGTTAGTTTCTAGTTACTCTTTTGATAACAGGAGGACCCGTATAAATAGACGTGCAAAGAATGCAAGGTAAGCAACCCACGTAGTACCCATAATGGTATTAGAATATTCATATTCGAATGAATTATTTCCAGGGGGTAAGTAGGATATATTAACATTAATAGTCGAACAAATTATTTATAGGGTAGGTAAGATATGTTAGATACTTTTCATGGCTATGTTAGATTTTTCTCGAAGGTATCTTGATATTTCATGGCTATATTTTTTGTTTTACGTGAATGAAAATTTTGGAATTCGTTATTAGTAACTGAGATCAAATATAACTCATCAAGGTCAACTTTCAACCTATGTATAATGAACATGATCATGAATTACCTCATAATTTATTGATACACTAGAATATAACCGTGCCCTAACGGCACAGCTCGATTAGAGTAATTTCATATGTTTTGgtcttgattcgtgtcgttcgtCTTCAGCTATTAAATAACATGACAATTGGTTCCAATATTTTTTTAATTGTCATGTGTTTTAACCAAATTTATTTTGACATTAAAACGGTCAACCACGTTTTACATGTTTTATGACGTTACAGAATTAACATAGTATGTTCAATATCCGTCACCACCAAAAAACCGTATGATACCATTTTTTTCTCTACCAGCACCAATGGTAGAGctaagggttgactaacctggcttTAATCCCGCTTAAAATTCTAATAACTAAAGAAAAAAATCTTTAATTTTATCCTATAAACATTAATTTTCCCATTTAAATTTAGGTTTTAGTCCACtaaagtttacatgtttcttaaaaaaaaaaataaccccCTCAATGTCAATTTCTGACTTTGCCACTGCCACCGCGAATGCTGCTCATTCCCTGTAGGTTGTTGGACTTAATTCagatttcaatcacaaatgccacATATGAGGTTTAGACTGAACAAAAAGTCGTTAATTAATTTGTCTCATTATATTCTCCCGTATGATATTCTCTTTTATATTGTAATCAGTT encodes:
- the LOC113350993 gene encoding cytochrome P450 87A3-like encodes the protein MLVPVSLCIGTLIIICITHWVYRWRNPRCNGKLPPGSMGFPFIGETHRFFTPTTSSDIPPFMKERMERYGPVFKTSLVRQSFIVSTDREVNHMIMSHQEGQSFEFWYPETVKTILGQASLLTLNGSIHRYIWNMVLSLVGPESLKQKLLPHIVHGVKRNLLLWGNQDTVDLKEAVSKMIFELTARKLISYEYDPTKPSENLRECFAAFNEGLISFPLDIPGTAYHKCLQGRKHAMKILKAMLQERRKIPKSCPEDFFDHVLDELKNEGTKLTEAIGLDLMFLLLFASLKTTSISTTFANKLLTENPAVLEELTEEKHDAIIRSRKNEDAQLTWKEYKSTKFTIKVINESVRLANIVPGVFRKALKDVHIKGYTIPAGWAVMLCIPSVHLNPSEYKDPLEFNPHRWDGVELNGGTKDFMAFGAGQRFCVGTDFAKLQMAVFLHFLVTKYKWKTIKGGDITRIPGVTFPNGFHIKISEKNT